A stretch of the Ornithodoros turicata isolate Travis chromosome 4, ASM3712646v1, whole genome shotgun sequence genome encodes the following:
- the LOC135391221 gene encoding transcription factor BTF3 homolog 4-like, whose protein sequence is MNADKLNKLQAQVRIGGKGTARRKKKVVHRTATTDDKKLQSSLKKLTVNNIPGIEEVNMIKEDGSVIHFNNPKVQASLAANTFAVTGHAETKQITEMLPGILNQLGAESLTHLKRLASVQSAVVGHSEQTGGPGGDEDDDEVPDLVENFDELSKTEGV, encoded by the exons ATGAATGCCGACAAGTTGAACAAGCTTCAGGCGCAAGTTCGCATTGGCGGCAAG GGCACAGCACGCCGAAAGAAAAAGGTGGTGCACAGGACTGCTACCACAGACGACAAAAAACTGCAGAGCTCTCTGAAGAAGCTCACTGTTAACAACATCCCAGGCATTGAAGAG GTGAACATGATCAAGGAAGATGGCTCAGTCATTCATTTCAACAACCCTAAGGTGCAAGCTTCTTTGGCAGCAAACACATTCGCAGTGACGGGGCATGCTGAGACAAAAC AGATCACGGAAATGTTGCCTGGTATATTGAACCAGCTGGGTGCCGAAAGCCTGACACACCTCAAGAGGCTTGCAAGTGTGCAAAGTGCAGTCG TTGGCCACTCTGAGCAGACAGGAGGGCCTGGTGGTGACGAAGATGACGATGAAGTTCCCGACCTCGTAGAAAACTTTGACGAGCTGTCGAAAACTGAAGGAGTTTAG